In one window of Nitrospirota bacterium DNA:
- a CDS encoding ketoacyl-ACP synthase III — protein MKSGIEIRGTGSSLPERVISNQYLACHFGIRERDIVRKTGIHERRWAQEKEASSDLATRASRIALNNAGLDAKELDLIVLSSTSPDMMFPSTACILQANLKAKMIPAFDIQASCSGFLFGLSIAENFLKQTRSKNALVVASEVKSRMLNLRDSGTSILFGDGAGAVVLSKSKRKEGILSINLHSDGTKHDYIQLRAGGSRTPPSVETLRKGLHYLEMKGTLVYRSAVLCFGKAIHEALASQAIEMEQIACFIFHQANLRLLEKIIEKYRIPGEKVEMTIQKYGNTSSASLPITLDQAVSKKKLKNGDLLLFASFGGGVTWASALYRW, from the coding sequence ATGAAGAGTGGTATCGAGATCCGGGGAACCGGCTCTTCCCTTCCTGAAAGGGTAATTTCAAACCAATATCTGGCGTGTCATTTCGGTATCCGGGAAAGGGATATCGTCAGAAAGACCGGTATCCATGAACGGCGATGGGCCCAGGAGAAAGAGGCCTCCTCGGATCTTGCGACGCGCGCTTCCAGAATCGCCCTGAATAACGCTGGGTTGGACGCAAAGGAACTTGATCTGATTGTCCTTTCATCGACCTCTCCCGATATGATGTTTCCTTCTACAGCCTGCATCCTCCAGGCGAATTTGAAGGCAAAGATGATTCCGGCCTTTGACATTCAAGCCTCCTGTTCCGGCTTTCTCTTTGGATTGTCGATCGCCGAAAATTTTTTGAAACAGACCCGGTCCAAAAATGCACTCGTTGTTGCCAGCGAAGTGAAGTCCCGCATGTTGAATCTCCGCGATTCCGGCACTTCAATTTTGTTTGGAGACGGTGCGGGAGCCGTGGTATTGTCCAAATCAAAAAGAAAAGAAGGAATACTTTCGATTAATCTTCATTCCGACGGAACAAAACATGACTATATCCAGCTTCGTGCCGGAGGATCGAGAACACCGCCTTCGGTCGAAACGCTTCGAAAGGGCCTTCATTATCTTGAAATGAAGGGGACCCTGGTTTATCGAAGCGCGGTTCTCTGTTTTGGAAAGGCGATTCATGAGGCGCTTGCATCCCAGGCAATTGAAATGGAACAGATCGCCTGTTTTATCTTTCATCAGGCCAATCTTCGGTTACTTGAAAAAATAATCGAAAAATATCGTATTCCGGGAGAAAAAGTGGAAATGACGATTCAAAAATACGGGAATACGTCATCGGCTTCCCTGCCGATTACGTTGGATCAGGCGGTTTCAAAGAAAAAATTAAAAAACGGAGATCTCCTCCTATTCGCTTCGTTTGGGGGAGGAGTGACCT
- the bamD gene encoding outer membrane protein assembly factor BamD produces the protein MKQDYPKIFSFRVANRFLRFVIMTSALFLVIACASTQKDELGPELRNLLGIDESPSEPPKEDLERTFDANTLIRQAENHYAKEEYETALVEYQRYLDLHPIDRLANLARFRIGLCYYHQIRTIDRDVEPMLKALTAFQNLVKESPQSLYAQKTEPYIAELKSRLSEREYYIGYFYYKKGSYPAAIARLESLLKEYPDSGKAEDALFYLGASYQKSGNSEKYKSLFGELIQKNPKTRYREQINRILADSSPLS, from the coding sequence ATGAAACAAGATTATCCTAAAATCTTCTCTTTCCGGGTCGCAAATCGCTTTCTCCGCTTCGTCATCATGACGTCAGCACTATTCTTGGTGATCGCATGCGCTTCAACTCAAAAGGACGAATTGGGGCCGGAACTGAGAAACCTCCTGGGAATCGATGAATCGCCTTCGGAACCGCCTAAAGAAGATCTTGAAAGAACTTTTGACGCAAACACGCTGATCCGTCAGGCGGAAAATCACTATGCAAAGGAAGAATATGAGACGGCACTGGTCGAATACCAGCGATATCTCGACCTGCATCCGATCGACAGACTTGCTAATTTGGCGCGGTTCCGTATTGGATTATGCTATTATCATCAAATCAGGACGATCGACCGGGACGTCGAACCGATGCTCAAGGCACTCACGGCATTTCAAAACCTCGTTAAAGAGTCTCCGCAAAGTCTTTACGCCCAAAAGACAGAACCCTACATTGCAGAACTGAAATCCCGACTTTCTGAGAGGGAGTATTATATTGGCTATTTCTACTATAAAAAGGGCTCCTATCCCGCCGCCATCGCCCGCTTGGAGTCATTATTGAAAGAGTACCCGGATTCAGGCAAAGCGGAAGACGCACTCTTTTACCTTGGAGCGTCTTACCAGAAGTCGGGCAATAGCGAGAAATACAAGTCCTTATTCGGGGAATTGATCCAAAAAAATCCCAAGACCCGATATCGGGAACAGATTAATCGCATTCTCGCCGACTCTTCTCCCCTCTCCTGA
- a CDS encoding bifunctional precorrin-2 dehydrogenase/sirohydrochlorin ferrochelatase, which yields MNLENRIVVVVGGGTVAERKVVSLIEAGANVVVISPELTPTLSEMVKYRQIHQFQRNYQTGDLKGAALVIAATNSFDINQSVAEEAKTLSLFVNHVNSPDHSTFIVPSVISKKDLQIAISTSGQSPALTRQIRIKLENEFGSEYDVFIDLLSQVRRQLHKIAVPEENRSAILNNLVESDILDLLKNQQRERVLQRVKEISPQTPIKFKVVEDVI from the coding sequence GTGAATCTTGAAAATAGGATCGTGGTCGTTGTCGGGGGAGGCACCGTCGCAGAAAGGAAGGTCGTATCTCTGATCGAAGCGGGCGCAAATGTGGTTGTCATTAGCCCTGAATTGACGCCCACCCTGTCTGAAATGGTTAAGTACCGCCAGATTCATCAATTCCAACGGAATTATCAGACTGGCGACCTCAAAGGAGCTGCGCTGGTCATCGCGGCAACCAACTCATTCGACATCAATCAGAGTGTCGCAGAGGAGGCAAAGACACTTTCTCTTTTTGTGAATCATGTCAATTCTCCGGACCATTCCACATTTATCGTTCCTTCCGTCATTTCAAAAAAAGATCTTCAAATCGCAATTTCAACGAGCGGCCAGAGTCCTGCGCTGACCCGGCAAATCCGGATCAAACTGGAAAATGAGTTTGGGTCGGAGTATGACGTTTTTATCGACCTGCTCAGCCAGGTCAGACGTCAGCTGCATAAAATAGCGGTACCGGAGGAAAATCGGTCTGCCATTTTGAATAATCTGGTTGAGTCTGATATATTGGATTTGCTAAAAAATCAGCAAAGGGAACGTGTCTTACAAAGGGTAAAGGAGATATCTCCACAGACTCCGATCAAATTTAAGGTAGTTGAAGATGTTATATAG
- a CDS encoding DUF692 family protein, translating to MKTQSEKYIQLIQSIPFHGIGLSVDLHVPDLFELISRLNHAGLAFDYLEVFRGPVSLLAPVRKVIQKIHPLEYHADSLWFTQPEFFQTPWEKECRKIIQDTSILKSHWVTHECATKEIFGNFFGTYLPPLLTRMSGELIGRQSAFIQDYLFSHWEDQDVLPPLLLIEIPPFYSFAVGDLTLSHFFRIISEHSPCGFLLDIGHLYTYFLSSGLKHRILFESFIETFLDEFPLERVVQIHLGGLKVYHQGYQDHHGSPVPELLFEFLPLLLGDSRLAYLKGIALEVDTKEIDLILTEYARFQSLGAKWLDLRKVPD from the coding sequence ATGAAAACTCAATCTGAAAAGTATATTCAATTGATTCAATCGATACCCTTTCATGGAATCGGACTTTCGGTCGATCTGCACGTACCCGATCTTTTTGAATTGATCTCCCGACTTAACCACGCCGGCCTTGCATTCGATTACCTGGAAGTTTTCAGAGGTCCGGTCTCCCTATTGGCACCGGTCCGAAAGGTTATCCAGAAGATTCATCCTCTCGAATATCACGCCGACTCCCTTTGGTTTACGCAACCTGAGTTTTTTCAAACTCCCTGGGAGAAGGAGTGTCGTAAGATTATCCAGGACACCTCAATCCTCAAATCTCACTGGGTGACACATGAATGCGCGACCAAAGAAATTTTCGGAAATTTCTTCGGAACCTATCTTCCTCCGCTGTTGACCCGGATGAGCGGTGAATTAATTGGCCGGCAGAGTGCATTTATTCAAGACTATTTATTTTCCCACTGGGAGGATCAGGACGTCCTTCCTCCGCTTCTCCTGATCGAAATTCCTCCCTTTTATTCATTTGCTGTGGGTGATCTGACTCTTTCGCATTTTTTCAGGATTATCTCAGAGCATTCCCCGTGTGGATTTCTACTGGATATCGGGCACCTTTACACCTACTTTCTTAGCTCTGGTTTGAAACATCGAATCTTGTTTGAAAGCTTTATCGAAACTTTTCTCGACGAATTTCCACTCGAAAGAGTCGTTCAAATTCACCTGGGAGGCTTAAAAGTATATCATCAGGGCTATCAGGATCATCATGGTTCACCTGTGCCAGAGCTCTTATTTGAGTTCCTCCCTCTCCTGTTGGGCGATTCCAGACTGGCTTATTTAAAGGGAATTGCGCTGGAGGTGGATACCAAAGAGATTGATCTGATTCTCACTGAATATGCCCGCTTTCAATCCCTCGGAGCCAAATGGTTAGATCTCAGGAAAGTCCCCGATTGA
- a CDS encoding NfeD family protein, with the protein MKISHPEFWLIVGMIGLILEVVSGGFWICFLGLGGLLTALLAWYSILPGLDAEILFFVVSSVFLLITLRKAIVSRFNKGSAGKQIEDSTGQVLQVTREIPVGGEGQVEFQGSPWEALSEEKVSIPAGSKVRIVRQKGLKIWVKSFEDK; encoded by the coding sequence TTGAAAATTTCACATCCGGAATTCTGGCTAATTGTGGGTATGATCGGTCTGATTCTCGAAGTGGTGTCTGGGGGTTTCTGGATCTGTTTTCTTGGATTGGGCGGGCTACTGACAGCCTTGCTGGCCTGGTATTCGATTTTACCCGGGCTGGACGCCGAGATCTTATTTTTTGTCGTCTCGTCGGTCTTCCTGCTGATTACCTTACGAAAAGCGATCGTTTCACGTTTTAATAAAGGTTCGGCAGGGAAACAAATCGAAGATTCTACCGGGCAGGTACTCCAGGTCACGAGAGAAATTCCGGTCGGCGGTGAGGGGCAGGTTGAATTTCAAGGAAGTCCGTGGGAAGCGCTTTCCGAAGAAAAAGTGTCGATACCGGCAGGATCCAAGGTGAGGATCGTTCGGCAAAAAGGATTAAAAATATGGGTCAAATCATTCGAAGATAAGTGA
- a CDS encoding paraslipin, with product MTIGLILLVILTFIVFAAGVCTVPQQSAWVVERLGKYHATLTAGLNFIIPFVDSVRYKHVMKEISMEIPEQVCITKDNVQVGVDGVLFLRIIDAKLASYGIGNYIFAVTQLAQTTLRSEIGKITLDKTFEERQNINMLVVTELDKATEPWGVKVLRYEIKNINPPKDVLGAMEKQMRAEREKRSLILTSEGERDAKINRAEGDKQQVIKNSEATKQLQINEAEGRAEAILSVARATAEAIRQVGQAISGQGGMEAINLRVAEQWVGQFGNIAKESTTLILPANLGEVGSMVATALTTIKKVSGLPAQEIPKS from the coding sequence ATGACGATTGGATTAATTTTACTGGTGATTCTTACATTCATTGTTTTCGCAGCCGGCGTCTGCACAGTACCTCAACAATCGGCCTGGGTCGTTGAGCGGCTGGGGAAATACCACGCTACTCTCACGGCCGGATTAAATTTTATCATCCCGTTTGTCGATAGTGTCCGGTACAAACACGTGATGAAAGAGATCTCGATGGAGATCCCCGAACAGGTCTGCATCACCAAAGACAATGTCCAAGTGGGAGTGGACGGTGTCCTCTTTCTGCGAATCATCGACGCAAAACTCGCTTCCTATGGAATAGGCAATTACATTTTTGCTGTAACGCAGTTAGCCCAGACGACTTTAAGAAGCGAAATTGGTAAAATAACGCTCGACAAAACTTTTGAAGAGAGACAGAACATTAATATGCTGGTTGTCACGGAACTGGATAAGGCCACGGAGCCCTGGGGAGTCAAGGTCCTCCGCTACGAAATCAAAAACATCAATCCGCCAAAAGATGTGCTCGGAGCGATGGAAAAACAAATGAGAGCTGAAAGAGAAAAGCGGAGCCTGATATTAACCAGCGAAGGAGAGCGGGACGCAAAAATTAACAGGGCCGAAGGGGACAAACAACAAGTCATCAAAAATAGTGAAGCGACTAAGCAGCTTCAGATCAATGAAGCCGAAGGACGGGCCGAAGCCATTCTTTCGGTTGCCAGGGCAACGGCAGAGGCGATCAGACAAGTGGGTCAGGCCATTTCAGGTCAGGGAGGAATGGAAGCAATCAATCTCCGGGTGGCGGAACAGTGGGTCGGGCAATTCGGGAACATTGCAAAAGAAAGCACGACATTGATTCTTCCTGCGAACCTGGGCGAGGTAGGCTCCATGGTGGCTACGGCGTTGACCACCATTAAAAAAGTGTCAGGGCTACCGGCTCAGGAAATACCTAAATCCTGA
- a CDS encoding AI-2E family transporter, with amino-acid sequence MMDKVALDGGTRILINAAALVIIVAGINQAQSVLVSILVAVFLAVIATSPVLWLERKRIPSVVAVLLVISCMILILLMMGSVVGVSLNSFYSKLPAYQAHLQEQVLKIQAFLDKAGIRGIDKMLLGTVNPGTVMNFTARMITDLGMAFKNIVLILLTVTFILLEASSFPVKLRTVLGHSQQSFPGFTKYFDDIKRYMVIKSLISLVTGILIAIWLAILGVDFPVLWGFLAFLLTYVPNIGSTIAAVPAVLLALIQLGVGYAALAAAGYIVINFILFNVFETRFMGQKLGLSTLVVFLSLVLWGSLLGPIGMVLCIPFTITLKYACQGGKDTQWIATFLGRDPVTEKHTSKE; translated from the coding sequence ATGATGGATAAGGTCGCTTTGGATGGAGGAACGCGAATCCTTATTAATGCGGCAGCGCTCGTCATTATTGTCGCAGGTATCAATCAGGCACAGTCGGTTCTGGTCTCCATACTTGTCGCGGTTTTCCTTGCCGTGATCGCGACATCGCCGGTGCTCTGGCTCGAGCGGAAACGTATTCCCTCAGTCGTTGCAGTTTTACTGGTCATTTCATGCATGATTTTGATCCTTCTGATGATGGGTAGCGTGGTTGGGGTGTCCTTGAATAGCTTTTACAGCAAGCTTCCTGCTTACCAGGCTCATTTGCAGGAACAGGTATTGAAGATCCAGGCATTTTTGGATAAAGCAGGCATTCGAGGAATTGATAAAATGCTCCTTGGAACTGTCAATCCCGGAACCGTGATGAATTTTACCGCTCGCATGATTACGGATTTAGGTATGGCGTTTAAAAACATCGTTCTCATTTTGCTCACTGTGACATTCATCTTGCTTGAAGCGTCAAGTTTTCCTGTCAAGTTACGAACAGTTCTAGGCCATTCCCAACAGAGTTTTCCTGGATTCACAAAATACTTCGATGATATTAAACGGTATATGGTGATCAAGTCGCTTATTAGTCTGGTCACGGGAATTCTGATTGCGATCTGGTTGGCAATCCTCGGTGTCGATTTTCCTGTTCTCTGGGGATTCCTGGCCTTTTTGTTGACGTATGTCCCGAATATCGGCTCAACGATCGCTGCGGTTCCTGCAGTACTCCTGGCTCTTATCCAGCTCGGGGTAGGATACGCGGCCCTTGCAGCAGCTGGCTATATCGTGATTAATTTCATCCTGTTCAATGTGTTTGAAACCAGGTTTATGGGACAGAAACTGGGATTGTCTACTTTGGTTGTATTTCTCTCATTGGTATTATGGGGAAGTTTATTGGGCCCGATCGGAATGGTACTCTGCATCCCTTTTACCATCACGCTAAAGTATGCCTGCCAGGGTGGCAAAGACACACAATGGATCGCGACATTCCTCGGACGAGACCCCGTGACTGAAAAACATACCTCGAAAGAATAA
- the pyk gene encoding pyruvate kinase, which yields MRNTKIVCTIGPAISSQKMLRGMISAGMDVARLNFSHGDPRQFEKWIQIIREEAASLEKTVAILQDLPGPKIRIGTVKAGEVLLKSGSRFILRTEADEGSERSVRINYARLPGEVAVGDPIFIDDGHIRLKVIRVSSSEIETEVIAGGKLRSEQGINVPETNLSMPAISQHDLSQLDFGLAQDVDWVALSFVRKGEDVEEVRSYCQARGKYPKLMAKIERREAMLHLEEILRSSDGVMVARGDLGVEIPVEQVPLAQKKIIELANRMGKPVVTATQMLESMVEQPWPTRAEVADVANAVLDGTDAVMLSQETAIGKYPLQAIGIMDRVILELENHRKKNPQEERRKDQVMEISEGVTNGACYIANQINAGAIVAVSHSGKIAQRLSSARPHVPIVALTDDKRECRQLVIYRGIFPLLLKDLAGIDQDPKSIFDLIQKKGLIRPDEAIIFTGVLSAKKTESANFIRVFHNEKLEG from the coding sequence ATGAGGAATACCAAAATTGTCTGCACAATTGGTCCGGCGATATCCAGTCAAAAGATGCTGAGAGGTATGATTTCCGCCGGAATGGACGTTGCCCGGTTGAATTTTTCTCATGGAGATCCACGCCAGTTTGAAAAATGGATACAGATTATTCGAGAAGAAGCCGCTTCTCTGGAAAAGACGGTTGCGATCCTTCAGGATTTACCTGGACCTAAAATACGGATTGGAACCGTCAAGGCGGGGGAAGTTCTTCTCAAATCCGGATCCAGGTTTATTCTGAGAACCGAAGCCGACGAAGGATCAGAAAGATCTGTCCGGATCAATTACGCCAGACTTCCCGGGGAAGTTGCAGTGGGCGATCCGATCTTTATAGATGATGGTCATATCCGGTTGAAAGTAATCCGAGTCTCTTCCAGCGAAATTGAAACCGAAGTGATCGCGGGCGGAAAACTCAGAAGCGAACAGGGTATCAATGTTCCCGAAACAAATCTTTCAATGCCAGCAATTTCACAACACGATTTAAGTCAACTCGATTTCGGCCTGGCACAGGATGTGGACTGGGTAGCACTTTCATTTGTCCGAAAAGGTGAAGATGTCGAGGAGGTAAGATCGTATTGTCAGGCCAGAGGAAAATATCCTAAACTGATGGCCAAAATTGAGAGGCGCGAAGCCATGCTTCATCTGGAAGAGATTCTTCGCAGCAGCGATGGGGTCATGGTGGCGCGGGGTGACCTGGGGGTAGAAATTCCAGTGGAGCAGGTCCCTCTGGCCCAGAAAAAGATCATAGAATTAGCCAATCGCATGGGAAAACCTGTCGTAACGGCCACTCAAATGCTGGAATCGATGGTCGAGCAGCCCTGGCCGACACGCGCGGAGGTTGCAGATGTAGCCAATGCAGTGTTAGACGGAACAGATGCGGTCATGTTGTCCCAGGAGACCGCTATCGGGAAATATCCTTTACAGGCTATTGGCATTATGGATCGTGTCATTTTGGAACTGGAAAATCATCGTAAGAAGAATCCCCAGGAAGAAAGACGAAAAGATCAGGTCATGGAAATTTCGGAAGGAGTGACCAACGGGGCCTGTTATATTGCAAATCAAATTAATGCAGGTGCAATTGTTGCGGTCAGCCATTCCGGCAAGATCGCCCAACGCCTTTCTTCAGCGAGACCTCATGTTCCCATCGTCGCTTTGACCGATGACAAAAGAGAATGCCGGCAGCTTGTCATCTATCGGGGGATCTTTCCGCTCCTTTTAAAAGACCTGGCAGGGATTGATCAGGATCCCAAATCCATATTTGACCTGATTCAGAAAAAGGGATTGATCCGTCCCGATGAAGCCATTATCTTCACGGGAGTCCTCTCAGCCAAAAAAACGGAGTCCGCGAATTTCATACGGGTATTTCATAATGAAAAATTAGAAGGCTGA
- a CDS encoding methyltransferase domain-containing protein — protein sequence MKIGKGSASGRFKIQLSSPENTRLSRLAWESLSEEESDLFTFEVQNESVNELEKPDLLVTISDQTDQPPRTISSNLRQVHWILPSGEREPELTDEIRLFLKEMVQTFRSPTTGNAPLQDQSWSQYYQEKNTAWDLGEPSPPFVRLFQKGEMNKGRLAIPGAGKGHEVLYFAREGFDVTAIDFTGEAIQILKERLSEAALSAHLAQADFLDLPSRYEESFDAILEQTCYCAIEPIRRADYVRSAHRLLRPGGELFALFYDIENIDGPPFGTTVQEIRSRFSSHFLLNVLEPCATSHPRRTDKEWLARFRKKNQ from the coding sequence GTGAAAATAGGCAAGGGTTCTGCATCGGGTCGATTCAAAATTCAACTTTCGTCGCCTGAAAATACCCGCTTAAGCCGGCTGGCATGGGAGAGTCTTTCTGAAGAGGAATCAGATCTTTTCACGTTCGAGGTTCAAAATGAATCCGTGAACGAATTGGAGAAACCGGATCTTCTGGTGACCATTTCGGATCAGACGGACCAGCCCCCCCGCACGATTTCTTCCAACTTGCGACAGGTCCACTGGATCCTTCCGTCGGGTGAAAGGGAGCCCGAATTGACCGATGAAATCCGCCTTTTCTTAAAAGAAATGGTGCAGACCTTTCGAAGTCCCACGACAGGAAACGCACCTTTACAGGACCAAAGCTGGAGTCAGTATTACCAGGAAAAGAATACCGCATGGGATCTGGGCGAACCCTCTCCTCCATTTGTTCGTCTCTTTCAAAAGGGTGAAATGAACAAAGGTCGCCTGGCGATCCCCGGAGCAGGAAAAGGGCACGAAGTACTCTACTTTGCCAGGGAAGGATTTGACGTCACTGCGATTGACTTCACCGGCGAAGCCATTCAGATTCTCAAAGAAAGACTTTCCGAAGCGGCGCTCTCCGCTCATTTGGCACAGGCGGATTTCTTGGATCTTCCGTCCCGGTACGAGGAGTCCTTTGACGCAATTTTGGAACAGACCTGTTACTGCGCGATTGAACCGATTAGAAGAGCCGATTATGTCCGGAGCGCGCATCGGCTTCTACGGCCGGGAGGAGAATTGTTCGCGTTATTCTACGATATCGAAAATATCGACGGACCTCCATTTGGCACCACTGTTCAGGAGATCCGGAGTCGATTTTCATCCCATTTTCTTCTGAATGTTCTGGAGCCGTGCGCGACCTCACATCCCAGGCGGACAGACAAGGAATGGCTGGCCCGGTTCAGAAAAAAAAACCAATAA
- a CDS encoding NAD(P)-dependent oxidoreductase encodes MRKIGFLGLGIMGTGMCKRLLGAGYHLTVYNRTPGKARELISLGAIEARTPSETVSQCDVSITMLGDPASVKEVILEKGGVLEGIRRGAYHVDMTTIDPNTSKRLWHAFYQKGAHFLEAPVTGSKLAAARGELVLMVGGEKDDLETLLPVLTPLSKKIVHMGEVGKGAMMKLVNNLSMAGAMEAFFEGFTLGRKAGLSPERILEVLNQSALASPLLKMKGEAALNRDFETHFSLKHMAKDIRLAVVEARRLEVPLPVTLVVDGLFDFARSQGLDEFDFASLVQVVEQMAQLKT; translated from the coding sequence ATGAGAAAGATAGGATTCTTGGGATTGGGGATCATGGGGACCGGTATGTGCAAGAGGCTCCTCGGCGCCGGATATCATCTGACAGTCTATAACAGGACCCCCGGCAAAGCCAGGGAGTTGATATCTCTGGGCGCAATAGAGGCAAGAACGCCTTCCGAGACGGTATCACAATGCGATGTCAGTATAACAATGCTCGGGGATCCCGCTTCCGTCAAAGAGGTCATTCTGGAAAAGGGGGGTGTACTTGAGGGGATCCGTCGTGGCGCCTATCATGTCGATATGACGACAATCGATCCGAATACATCAAAAAGGCTCTGGCATGCTTTTTACCAGAAGGGAGCTCATTTTCTGGAGGCCCCTGTAACCGGAAGTAAATTGGCCGCCGCGAGAGGAGAACTGGTGCTCATGGTGGGCGGGGAAAAAGATGATCTCGAGACGCTTCTTCCGGTTTTAACACCGCTTTCCAAGAAGATTGTCCATATGGGTGAAGTTGGAAAGGGAGCTATGATGAAACTGGTCAATAACCTTTCAATGGCGGGAGCTATGGAAGCCTTCTTTGAAGGATTTACACTTGGTCGAAAAGCAGGCCTTTCGCCCGAAAGGATCCTTGAAGTATTAAATCAGAGCGCCTTGGCCTCTCCCCTTTTGAAGATGAAGGGGGAGGCCGCGCTCAATCGAGATTTTGAAACGCATTTCTCGCTTAAACATATGGCCAAGGATATCCGGCTTGCCGTTGTCGAAGCAAGAAGGCTTGAAGTTCCACTGCCAGTGACCTTGGTCGTCGATGGACTTTTTGATTTCGCAAGGTCCCAGGGTCTGGATGAATTCGATTTTGCGTCCCTGGTGCAAGTCGTTGAACAGATGGCCCAGCTGAAAACGTGA
- a CDS encoding DUF2156 domain-containing protein, whose product MWVWKDFFDYFWSVQNQVYYLFARYDRFWYMPIPPLGEVPLKETAATAFEMLNRLNDDPLNGRIENLDLTDCSDLDLWRFNRKLKSWDYLYDRLKLSELKGNRYKGKRNPFNSFTKQHRPRYLPFSTKDLTRCLELYDQWMEKKKRNLTHEEDDYEACLLEDSRKAHQRMMNEFEMLGLIGRVVWIESEIRGYIFGAELNASTLIVIAEVTELSVKGLAQYIFRTFCEEMDRYHWINVMDDSGLDSLRKVKESYFPDFLAPAYILDQRRIE is encoded by the coding sequence ATTTGGGTCTGGAAAGACTTTTTTGACTATTTCTGGTCGGTTCAAAATCAGGTCTACTACCTGTTTGCTCGCTATGACCGATTCTGGTATATGCCGATTCCTCCTCTCGGGGAGGTCCCTTTAAAAGAAACGGCGGCAACGGCATTTGAAATGTTGAACCGGCTGAATGACGATCCTCTCAACGGCCGGATTGAGAATCTGGACTTGACGGATTGTTCTGATCTCGATTTATGGCGATTTAACAGGAAATTAAAGAGCTGGGATTACCTTTATGACAGGTTAAAATTGAGCGAGTTGAAAGGTAACCGTTATAAGGGAAAGAGAAATCCCTTCAATTCCTTCACAAAACAACATCGACCCCGCTATCTTCCTTTTTCAACGAAAGATCTCACCCGCTGTCTTGAGCTCTATGATCAATGGATGGAGAAGAAGAAAAGGAACCTAACCCATGAGGAAGATGACTATGAAGCCTGCCTGCTGGAGGATAGCCGAAAGGCTCACCAGCGGATGATGAATGAGTTCGAAATGCTCGGCCTGATTGGACGCGTCGTCTGGATTGAATCGGAAATCAGGGGATATATTTTCGGTGCGGAACTAAACGCATCCACACTGATCGTGATTGCCGAAGTGACCGAGCTTTCAGTCAAAGGTCTTGCGCAGTATATTTTCAGAACTTTTTGTGAGGAAATGGACCGCTATCATTGGATTAATGTGATGGATGACTCCGGACTGGATTCCTTGCGAAAAGTCAAGGAATCGTACTTTCCCGATTTTTTGGCCCCGGCCTATATTCTGGATCAGAGGCGTATTGAGTAA
- a CDS encoding YkgJ family cysteine cluster protein yields MTNFRFESMVPSELCLQCDICCRFPEADSPLAPYFTSDEVKQAIKAGLSPDAFKSGNVGRVQLIPFPLNVVSPGHQEGCICPSFDPRTQECAIYPDRPLDCRLYPFAVMKSITNEETVLGIDTKCPFIRDPLNQSVVEAYGMELLKLLGTPPYRETFQKNMDLIGPFQDDVIILGAI; encoded by the coding sequence ATGACAAATTTCCGATTTGAATCCATGGTTCCCTCTGAACTCTGTCTACAGTGTGACATCTGCTGTCGTTTCCCTGAGGCGGATTCTCCCCTGGCTCCCTATTTTACCTCCGACGAGGTGAAACAGGCGATCAAAGCGGGATTGTCTCCCGATGCATTCAAGTCGGGCAACGTCGGACGGGTTCAACTCATCCCATTTCCTCTGAATGTGGTGAGCCCGGGTCATCAGGAAGGGTGTATCTGTCCTTCCTTTGATCCGAGAACTCAGGAGTGCGCAATTTATCCAGACCGTCCCTTAGATTGTCGCCTTTACCCTTTTGCTGTCATGAAAAGTATCACTAACGAGGAGACTGTACTTGGAATCGACACGAAATGCCCCTTTATCAGGGATCCCTTGAATCAATCCGTCGTCGAAGCTTACGGAATGGAGTTGCTAAAACTTCTCGGAACTCCTCCGTATCGTGAAACGTTTCAGAAAAATATGGACCTGATCGGACCCTTCCAGGATGATGTCATCATTTTGGGTGCAATTTAG